In one window of Corynebacterium incognita DNA:
- the exaC gene encoding acetaldehyde dehydrogenase ExaC encodes MTIYAHPGTEGAVVEFRERYDNYIGGQWVPPVDGEYMDNLSPVTGKVFCQVARGKAADIEKALDAAHAAAPAWGETSPTERANTLLRIADRMEQNLEKIAVAETWDNGKAVRETLAADIPLAVDHFRYFASAIRAQEGALSQLDKDTVAYHFHEPLGVVGQIIPWNFPLLMAAWKIAPALATGNAIVLKPAEQTPASIMLLMEIIGDLIPDGVLNIVNGIGEEAGVALSNSERINKIAFTGSTPVGKIINKSAADKIIPVTLELGGKSPSLFFPDVMDADDAYFQKALEGFTLFALNQGEVCTCPSRALIHESIADDFLAQAIERVKKIKIGDPLDTETMMGAQASQEQMDKITEYLSIGPNEGAETLTGGHVNTLDGLEGGYYIEPTVFKGTNDMRIFRDEIFGPVLSVATFSDFDEAIQIANDTNFGLGAGVWSRDANTCYRAGRAIHAGRVWVNQYHNYPAHAAFGGYKESGIGRENHLMMLAHYQQTKNLLVSYDQNPTGLF; translated from the coding sequence ATGACTATCTACGCACACCCCGGCACCGAAGGCGCCGTCGTCGAATTCCGCGAGCGCTACGACAACTACATCGGCGGACAATGGGTGCCGCCTGTTGACGGCGAGTACATGGACAACCTCAGCCCCGTCACCGGCAAGGTGTTCTGCCAGGTCGCCCGCGGCAAGGCCGCGGACATTGAAAAGGCTCTCGACGCCGCGCACGCCGCCGCCCCCGCCTGGGGCGAGACCTCGCCCACTGAGCGTGCCAACACCCTGCTGCGCATCGCCGACCGCATGGAGCAGAATCTCGAAAAGATCGCCGTGGCCGAGACCTGGGACAACGGCAAGGCCGTCCGCGAGACCCTTGCCGCGGATATCCCGCTTGCCGTGGACCACTTCCGCTACTTCGCCAGCGCCATCCGGGCCCAAGAGGGGGCCCTATCCCAACTGGATAAGGACACCGTGGCCTACCACTTCCACGAGCCGCTCGGTGTGGTCGGCCAGATCATCCCCTGGAACTTCCCGCTGCTCATGGCTGCCTGGAAGATTGCCCCTGCCCTGGCCACCGGTAACGCCATCGTCCTGAAGCCCGCCGAGCAGACCCCGGCCTCCATCATGCTGCTCATGGAGATTATCGGCGACCTCATCCCGGACGGCGTGCTCAACATCGTCAACGGTATCGGCGAGGAAGCGGGCGTCGCGCTGTCCAACTCTGAGCGCATCAACAAGATTGCCTTCACCGGGTCCACCCCCGTGGGCAAGATCATCAACAAGTCCGCCGCAGACAAAATTATCCCCGTCACCCTCGAGCTTGGCGGCAAATCGCCGTCGCTGTTCTTCCCGGACGTCATGGACGCCGACGACGCCTACTTCCAGAAGGCCCTCGAAGGTTTCACCTTGTTCGCCCTCAACCAGGGAGAGGTGTGTACCTGCCCGTCCCGCGCGCTCATCCATGAGTCCATCGCGGACGACTTCCTCGCCCAGGCCATCGAGCGCGTGAAGAAGATCAAGATCGGCGACCCGCTGGACACTGAAACCATGATGGGCGCGCAGGCCTCCCAGGAGCAGATGGACAAAATTACCGAGTACCTGTCCATCGGTCCCAACGAAGGCGCGGAAACCCTGACGGGCGGCCATGTGAATACGCTCGATGGACTCGAGGGCGGTTACTACATCGAGCCCACCGTGTTCAAGGGCACCAATGACATGCGCATCTTCCGCGACGAAATCTTCGGCCCTGTCCTTTCCGTGGCGACCTTCTCGGACTTCGACGAGGCCATCCAGATCGCCAATGACACCAACTTCGGGCTCGGCGCCGGCGTATGGTCCCGCGATGCGAACACCTGCTACCGTGCCGGCCGCGCCATCCACGCCGGCCGTGTGTGGGTGAACCAGTACCACAACTACCCGGCTCACGCCGCGTTCGGTGGCTACAAGGAGTCCGGCATCGGCCGCGAGAACCACCTCATGATGCTCGCCCACTACCAGCAGACCAAGAACCTGCTCGTCTCCTACGACCAGAACCCCACCGGCCTGTTCTAA
- a CDS encoding heat shock protein transcriptional repressor HspR codes for MVEHSGHRDRESDTTEVYVISVAAELAGMHAQTLRTYDRLGLVTPARTSGGGRRYSPRDISMLRKIQALSQDEGVNLAGIKAIIELTEERDRLEAERDALAAEVAELRKAGPPRRGELVPVEPTTSVVIWNPRRRRRRHS; via the coding sequence ATGGTTGAGCACTCAGGGCATAGGGACCGCGAGTCCGACACCACCGAGGTGTACGTCATCTCCGTGGCGGCGGAACTCGCCGGCATGCACGCCCAAACGTTGCGCACCTATGATCGCCTCGGGCTGGTTACCCCAGCCCGCACCTCAGGCGGTGGGCGTCGTTACTCTCCGCGGGACATTTCCATGCTGCGTAAGATCCAGGCGCTTTCGCAGGATGAGGGCGTCAACCTTGCTGGCATTAAGGCCATCATCGAGCTGACCGAGGAGCGCGACCGCCTTGAGGCGGAACGCGACGCCTTGGCGGCGGAAGTGGCGGAGCTGCGCAAGGCAGGCCCGCCCCGCCGTGGCGAGTTGGTGCCGGTAGAGCCGACCACCTCGGTGGTCATCTGGAACCCCCGGCGCCGGCGGCGGCGCCACAGCTAA
- the dnaJ gene encoding molecular chaperone DnaJ, translating into MSAQPEWADKDYYADLGVSSSATPEEIKRAYRQIARENHPDKNPDNPAAADKFKAAAEAYEVLSDNAERKEYDQFKAMLGSGGVFGRNGGAGFPGGFRSTATPGGADFSDFFRSAGGQAADSGLGDIFGGIFNRGGGAGRTARPSRGADVETEVTLDFREAAKGTTLPLQLSGEAPCTTCHGSGSKSANLPPCATCGGTGFTSENRGAFAFSAPCTDCGGTVNKVVDPCPDCSGSGTVHRSRSIRVRIPAGVIDGQKVRLAGQGEAGPNGTPAGDLFVLVHVKDDELFTRDGDDLHIEVPVSFSELTLGDTITVPTLDAPVRLKVPAGTPDGRTLRVRGRGVPTRGGKSGDLLVTVQVVVPEKLDPAAMSALRTYAQAEKDSGFNPRAGWAGN; encoded by the coding sequence GTGAGTGCACAACCCGAATGGGCAGATAAAGATTATTACGCGGATCTGGGGGTCTCCTCATCCGCGACCCCGGAGGAGATCAAGCGCGCCTACCGCCAGATAGCGCGGGAGAACCACCCGGACAAGAACCCAGACAACCCGGCCGCAGCGGACAAGTTCAAGGCCGCCGCGGAGGCGTACGAGGTGCTCAGCGACAACGCGGAGCGCAAGGAATACGACCAGTTCAAGGCGATGCTAGGCTCCGGCGGCGTCTTCGGACGGAACGGAGGCGCCGGGTTTCCCGGCGGGTTTCGCTCGACGGCGACGCCGGGCGGAGCGGACTTCTCCGACTTCTTCCGATCCGCTGGAGGACAAGCTGCGGACAGCGGTCTGGGCGATATCTTCGGTGGCATTTTCAACCGCGGCGGCGGTGCTGGCCGCACAGCTCGGCCGTCGCGGGGGGCCGACGTCGAAACCGAAGTAACCCTCGATTTCCGCGAGGCTGCCAAGGGCACGACCCTGCCCCTGCAGCTCAGTGGCGAGGCGCCGTGCACCACGTGCCACGGTTCGGGTTCGAAGTCAGCGAACTTGCCGCCGTGCGCCACGTGCGGCGGTACCGGGTTTACCTCGGAAAACCGCGGGGCCTTCGCTTTCTCTGCGCCGTGTACGGACTGCGGCGGCACCGTGAACAAGGTCGTAGATCCCTGCCCGGATTGCTCTGGCTCCGGTACGGTGCACCGCTCCCGCTCGATTCGCGTGCGCATCCCCGCAGGCGTCATTGACGGTCAGAAGGTGCGCCTGGCTGGCCAGGGTGAAGCCGGACCCAACGGCACCCCGGCGGGTGACCTGTTCGTGCTGGTACACGTCAAGGACGATGAGCTCTTCACTCGCGACGGTGATGATCTGCACATCGAGGTCCCTGTCAGCTTCTCTGAACTAACGTTGGGTGACACCATCACGGTGCCCACCCTGGATGCTCCGGTGCGGCTCAAGGTGCCGGCCGGCACCCCGGACGGTCGTACCCTGCGGGTGCGCGGCCGCGGCGTGCCCACCCGGGGCGGCAAGTCCGGCGACCTATTGGTCACGGTGCAGGTGGTGGTGCCGGAGAAGCTGGATCCGGCGGCCATGAGCGCCCTGCGTACGTACGCTCAGGCGGAAAAAGACTCAGGATTTAATCCCCGCGCGGGCTGGGCGGGCAACTAA
- the grpE gene encoding nucleotide exchange factor GrpE, which yields MTERDDMPDNPGDPENTDPEATSAESAEQAAEEAAAAQESSDEPELDPTLEADVDAALAEPDPEADAKVDEAEAAEVVEEGPTVEEQLAERTEDLQRLNAEYINYRRRVERERQAVVDGAKAKVLTEMLPILDDLELARQHGDLDEGPLKAISDKLQSVLDNQGLQPFGAEGDAFDPEVHEAVQDLSTGGAQAVGTVLRRGFKVGDRVVRNALVIIADASTDEESGEASE from the coding sequence ATGACTGAGCGCGACGATATGCCGGACAACCCCGGGGACCCGGAGAACACGGATCCCGAGGCGACCTCGGCGGAGTCCGCGGAGCAGGCGGCCGAGGAGGCCGCTGCCGCGCAGGAATCCTCCGACGAGCCGGAACTGGATCCGACTCTGGAGGCCGACGTCGACGCCGCTTTGGCGGAGCCGGACCCAGAGGCCGACGCCAAGGTCGATGAGGCTGAGGCTGCTGAGGTAGTCGAAGAAGGCCCCACCGTCGAGGAGCAGCTCGCCGAGCGCACCGAGGACCTGCAGCGCCTTAACGCCGAGTACATCAACTACCGACGCCGCGTGGAGCGCGAGCGCCAGGCAGTGGTGGACGGTGCCAAGGCCAAGGTGCTCACGGAGATGCTGCCCATCCTCGATGACCTGGAGCTGGCCCGCCAGCATGGCGACTTGGACGAGGGGCCGCTGAAAGCCATCTCGGACAAGCTGCAGTCAGTCCTGGACAACCAGGGGTTGCAGCCCTTCGGTGCCGAAGGCGACGCCTTCGACCCCGAGGTTCACGAGGCCGTGCAAGACCTGTCGACCGGCGGAGCCCAGGCCGTAGGAACCGTTCTCCGTCGCGGCTTCAAGGTCGGTGACCGCGTGGTGCGTAACGCCCTGGTCATCATCGCGGATGCATCTACAGACGAAGAAAGCGGCGAAGCAAGCGAATAA
- a CDS encoding 2-polyprenylphenol hydroxylase yields the protein MNNSPRNLPELAALLRAEGPRLRDITHEHLYSQVWEARQSFPFRMDATHVDLAPALAWVFERTPMSGTLQSATRRRLAELGRSHRRHGFPAHVYPMFAASLEAGLEIFDLTPRVHAAAVKTIKAVCDTMAQAATEADQQGVPPAHSGEVVAVEHPNRFTTVVKLETGMPVDYAAGDALPVTCDLLPGKWVLLTPAVPSDDFGQLEFHIHNCGDNSHLLSTTRVGDRWILGNPRPGLLPDAADTDRVIIAFGTGWAAAKAWLLDLVNSTTAQGHQEPPAATCVYVVADSPGLLYDTEFQTNLDTLAPWLNLQHIVRRADDDRWLRAQPLSATARPLVSDDPIATVVDDGPWFEFDMVLVGAPEDVTAGADQLREVGFPAADIQAYPWAVPEQWPTL from the coding sequence ATGAACAACAGCCCACGGAACCTTCCCGAGTTGGCCGCTTTGCTGCGCGCCGAGGGGCCGCGGTTGCGGGATATCACCCACGAGCACCTCTACTCCCAGGTCTGGGAGGCTCGGCAGTCCTTCCCCTTCCGGATGGATGCCACGCACGTGGATTTAGCCCCTGCGCTGGCCTGGGTTTTCGAACGCACCCCGATGTCGGGCACACTGCAGTCCGCTACTCGACGCCGCCTGGCGGAGCTCGGCCGCAGCCACCGGCGCCACGGCTTTCCGGCGCACGTGTACCCGATGTTCGCGGCGAGCCTCGAGGCCGGGCTGGAGATTTTTGATCTCACTCCTCGTGTCCACGCCGCCGCTGTCAAGACGATTAAGGCCGTGTGCGACACCATGGCCCAGGCTGCCACGGAGGCGGATCAGCAGGGCGTTCCCCCGGCGCATTCCGGTGAGGTTGTGGCCGTAGAGCACCCCAACCGCTTCACCACGGTGGTCAAGCTCGAGACCGGCATGCCCGTAGACTATGCCGCGGGCGATGCCCTGCCGGTGACCTGCGATCTATTACCAGGCAAGTGGGTTCTGTTGACTCCAGCGGTGCCCAGCGACGATTTCGGCCAGCTGGAATTCCATATTCACAATTGCGGGGACAACTCGCACCTGTTGTCCACCACCCGGGTTGGCGACCGCTGGATCCTGGGCAACCCGCGCCCCGGCCTCCTTCCCGACGCCGCGGACACCGACCGCGTCATCATCGCCTTCGGTACGGGTTGGGCCGCGGCGAAGGCCTGGCTGCTGGATCTGGTCAATTCCACCACGGCGCAGGGACACCAGGAGCCTCCGGCCGCGACGTGCGTGTACGTGGTGGCGGACTCGCCGGGCCTGCTCTACGACACCGAGTTCCAAACGAACCTGGATACGCTCGCGCCTTGGCTCAACCTGCAGCACATCGTCCGCCGCGCCGACGACGACCGGTGGCTCCGGGCCCAGCCGCTGTCTGCCACCGCGCGCCCCTTGGTCAGCGATGACCCCATCGCTACCGTGGTGGACGACGGCCCGTGGTTCGAGTTCGACATGGTCCTGGTGGGCGCTCCGGAGGACGTGACAGCCGGGGCGGATCAGCTCCGGGAGGTCGGCTTCCCAGCCGCGGATATCCAGGCCTATCCCTGGGCTGTCCCGGAGCAATGGCCGACACTCTAG
- a CDS encoding alpha/beta hydrolase has translation MTQVTNSALLERAADALVDEDTGLRRVAASYGRRWDGLAPTGLGGAAATAATAMLHRTTGGLDPVGAEMLAVAGLLRANSEVQRGVEMLLERAEDAAYAAALAGWDDNPAEAVVHQLRALGDGLDWACAQGIDALCTPELAEPPRRLDELETLPAAAVHEVMLAQAPPEVQRLAAENPDLVLLETGDGHLVAAIGDIESADEVATYAAGVGSSRVESWPTQVSNARSLAQATGGAAVLWLGYNAPESLPHATHAGPARHGGQALARFQAELARRNPHAHKTVVGFSYGSVVAGHAAAGGLHTDDLVLVGSPGAGPGVTSAADYQLRSENPRVFATSGPADVIRFATGPGGGVHGVDPTSPGFGAQPWPTEYFSNHTDYWRNPEFLAGFEQLHPAR, from the coding sequence ATGACACAGGTGACCAACTCGGCACTGTTGGAGCGGGCGGCTGACGCCCTGGTGGACGAGGACACCGGGCTGCGCCGCGTTGCCGCAAGTTACGGCAGGCGGTGGGACGGCCTGGCGCCGACGGGGCTCGGCGGCGCGGCGGCGACCGCGGCCACGGCGATGTTGCACCGTACAACGGGCGGGTTGGACCCGGTGGGCGCGGAAATGCTGGCGGTGGCCGGGCTGTTGCGCGCTAACTCGGAGGTGCAACGGGGCGTCGAGATGCTCCTCGAGCGCGCGGAGGATGCGGCCTACGCCGCTGCGCTGGCCGGGTGGGACGACAACCCGGCGGAGGCCGTGGTGCACCAGTTGCGCGCGCTGGGCGACGGCCTGGACTGGGCGTGCGCGCAGGGCATCGATGCCCTGTGCACACCGGAGCTGGCGGAGCCACCGCGGCGCCTCGACGAGCTGGAAACACTGCCGGCCGCAGCGGTTCACGAGGTGATGCTGGCGCAGGCACCGCCGGAGGTGCAGCGCCTGGCCGCCGAGAACCCGGACCTCGTCTTATTGGAGACCGGCGACGGGCACCTGGTGGCTGCGATCGGCGACATCGAAAGCGCGGACGAGGTTGCCACCTACGCGGCCGGGGTGGGCTCGTCGCGCGTGGAATCGTGGCCTACGCAGGTGAGCAATGCACGATCGCTCGCGCAGGCCACCGGCGGCGCGGCGGTGCTGTGGCTGGGATACAACGCCCCGGAGTCTCTCCCCCATGCCACGCACGCCGGCCCGGCGCGCCACGGGGGCCAGGCGCTTGCGCGCTTCCAGGCGGAGCTGGCGCGCCGCAACCCGCACGCGCACAAGACGGTGGTGGGGTTCTCCTACGGCTCCGTGGTCGCCGGTCACGCGGCCGCTGGCGGGTTGCACACCGACGACCTGGTGCTGGTAGGCAGCCCCGGCGCGGGGCCAGGGGTGACGTCCGCGGCCGATTACCAACTGCGCAGCGAGAACCCGCGCGTGTTTGCCACCTCCGGCCCGGCGGATGTCATCCGCTTTGCCACCGGCCCAGGCGGTGGGGTGCACGGGGTGGACCCCACCTCGCCGGGCTTTGGGGCGCAGCCGTGGCCGACGGAGTACTTCTCCAACCACACCGACTATTGGCGTAATCCGGAGTTCCTCGCCGGCTTTGAGCAGTTGCACCCTGCGCGTTAG
- a CDS encoding nitrilase-related carbon-nitrogen hydrolase, with amino-acid sequence MKVAAVQMTTGADVSENLAAASAQIRAAAAGGARLIVLPEATSQAFSAGRLDTQARELDGPFAAGIQALAQQLGVVVVAGTFRPADVVDKNGKKINRVYNTALITGGGQHLGYDKIHTYDAFDYRESDTVRPGTDLVTFSVRDGDEELTVGVATCYDIRFPEQFKELARRGAQVIVVPTSWADGPGKVEQWRILTAARALDSGCYIVAAGQARPGGNAKAGEPSGPTGAGHSCVVAPNGRREAEAGYEPEILYWDLGLEIVEKTRRSLPVVAGSVEF; translated from the coding sequence ATGAAGGTAGCAGCAGTGCAAATGACCACCGGCGCCGACGTGTCCGAGAACCTCGCCGCCGCCAGCGCCCAGATCCGTGCCGCAGCAGCCGGGGGAGCGCGCCTCATCGTGCTGCCGGAGGCCACGTCACAGGCCTTTTCCGCCGGTCGCTTGGACACCCAGGCACGCGAGCTGGACGGCCCCTTCGCGGCCGGTATTCAGGCCCTCGCCCAGCAGCTGGGAGTGGTGGTTGTGGCGGGCACGTTCCGTCCCGCGGACGTTGTGGATAAAAACGGCAAAAAAATTAACCGGGTCTACAACACCGCCCTCATCACCGGCGGCGGGCAGCACCTGGGCTACGACAAGATCCACACCTACGACGCTTTTGATTACCGCGAGTCCGACACCGTGCGCCCCGGCACGGACCTGGTGACGTTTTCAGTCCGCGACGGCGACGAAGAACTGACCGTGGGCGTAGCCACGTGCTACGACATCCGCTTCCCCGAGCAGTTCAAGGAGCTCGCGCGGCGCGGCGCGCAGGTCATCGTGGTGCCCACCAGCTGGGCGGATGGCCCCGGCAAAGTAGAGCAGTGGCGCATCCTCACCGCCGCCCGCGCGCTGGACTCGGGCTGCTACATCGTCGCGGCCGGCCAGGCCCGCCCCGGCGGCAACGCGAAGGCTGGGGAGCCCTCCGGGCCCACCGGCGCGGGGCACTCGTGCGTGGTCGCGCCCAATGGACGTCGAGAAGCGGAGGCCGGCTACGAACCGGAGATCCTGTACTGGGATCTCGGCCTCGAGATCGTGGAGAAAACTCGCCGCAGCCTGCCCGTGGTCGCGGGCAGCGTGGAGTTCTAG